A genomic window from Bradyrhizobium lupini includes:
- a CDS encoding integrase arm-type DNA-binding domain-containing protein, with protein MAGITKAAVEQALKDKGKGKFYDLADGSISGLELRVRPRGVSWSMRTMLHGKRTRFDLGPAVKGSDDVGGLSLDTARARAGHVRQMARNHINPEHYLAALATSTTVETQLRLERERQQERERQQAAALEAAKPAWTWETATSNFLAEVLRTRREDTHRDYRGKLRAAELGRFAGRAVHTITVDEMAAAVNEVHARGAETMAAGMVRVVKRMFTWLAETSRRAQTSVAAHAMSGLKAPDPTSNEVGQEESGTTDVEGDAPPEIEIGRVLAIARLGCLPERIGLGLELLIGTVQRRRAITGANRNRFKLHDGASAWHMPPFFRKTGRKKGKRSHIVPVEGFAAKALARLDPLADFEGGRGYLFPAGKTNRSKRAHAEPGLFNDYLDAMPGVSWSPHGVRYAFATYGERDLAFRRGEASLILDHHEGDDPDNVTSAFYSSDSQIKRKREMMKLWVDWCEERTAEAIKGDSALLDRDLMAAEIRRRRYAIKEKAPE; from the coding sequence GTGGCGGGTATCACGAAGGCGGCGGTCGAGCAGGCCCTCAAGGACAAGGGCAAGGGCAAGTTCTACGACCTGGCCGACGGCAGTATCTCCGGACTCGAGCTGCGCGTCCGCCCCCGCGGCGTGAGCTGGTCGATGAGGACGATGCTGCACGGCAAGCGAACGCGCTTCGACCTCGGGCCTGCCGTCAAAGGTAGTGACGACGTGGGGGGCCTTTCCCTCGACACCGCCCGCGCCCGCGCCGGCCATGTCCGGCAGATGGCCCGCAACCACATCAACCCGGAGCACTACCTAGCGGCGCTCGCCACCAGCACGACGGTCGAGACCCAGCTCCGGCTCGAGCGCGAGCGTCAGCAGGAACGCGAGCGCCAGCAGGCAGCCGCTCTTGAAGCTGCGAAGCCGGCGTGGACCTGGGAGACGGCGACATCGAACTTCCTCGCGGAGGTCCTCCGGACGCGCCGGGAAGACACGCACAGAGATTATAGGGGCAAGTTGAGGGCCGCCGAGCTGGGCCGCTTCGCCGGCAGGGCCGTGCATACGATCACCGTCGACGAGATGGCGGCCGCCGTCAACGAGGTGCACGCGCGCGGCGCCGAGACAATGGCCGCCGGCATGGTCCGAGTGGTCAAGCGGATGTTCACGTGGCTCGCCGAGACCTCCCGCCGGGCGCAGACGTCGGTCGCGGCCCACGCCATGTCTGGGCTGAAGGCGCCGGATCCCACCAGCAACGAGGTCGGCCAGGAAGAGTCGGGGACGACGGATGTCGAAGGCGACGCTCCGCCCGAGATCGAGATCGGACGCGTGCTCGCGATAGCCAGGCTCGGCTGCTTGCCGGAGCGCATCGGCCTCGGGCTCGAGCTGCTGATCGGCACGGTGCAGCGTCGGCGGGCGATCACCGGCGCCAACCGAAACCGCTTCAAGTTGCACGATGGAGCCAGTGCCTGGCACATGCCACCTTTCTTCAGGAAAACCGGCAGGAAGAAGGGCAAGCGCTCCCACATCGTTCCGGTCGAAGGATTCGCGGCGAAGGCCCTCGCCCGCCTCGACCCGCTCGCCGACTTCGAAGGCGGCCGAGGCTACCTGTTCCCGGCCGGCAAAACCAACAGGTCGAAGCGCGCGCACGCCGAGCCCGGCCTGTTCAACGATTATCTCGACGCCATGCCTGGAGTATCGTGGTCTCCGCACGGAGTGAGGTACGCGTTCGCCACCTACGGTGAGCGCGATCTCGCCTTCAGGCGCGGCGAGGCATCGCTGATCCTGGATCATCACGAAGGCGACGACCCCGACAACGTCACGTCGGCGTTCTACTCGTCGGACTCGCAGATCAAGCGCAAGAGGGAGATGATGAAGCTGTGGGTAGACTGGTGCGAGGAGCGGACCGCCGAAGCCATCAAGGGGGACAGCGCCCTCCTCGACCGCGATCTGATGGCCGCGGAGATCAGGCGCCGGCGCTACGCAATCAAGGAAAAAGCCCCGGAGTGA
- a CDS encoding LLM class flavin-dependent oxidoreductase, whose protein sequence is MTATLEFGLDTFGDVTRDASGAMLPHAQVIRNVVDEAVLADELGLDFIGLGEHHRADFAISSPETVLAAIASRTRRIHLGSAVTVLSSDDPIRVFQRFATLDALSNGRAEVILGRGSFTESFPLFGFDLRAYEALFEEKLDLFAALLSQKPVTWEGKLRPPLNGQLVYPPVENGTLKTWIGVGGSPQSVVRAAHYDLPLMLAIIGGDPARFAPFVELYHRAFREFGRPAQPIGVHSPGYVAETDEQAREELWPDYKAMRDRIGKERGWPPMGRDEFVNEAEHGSLYVGSPETVARKIAKTAKALGISRFQLKYSAGPLPHGKLMKSIELYGRKVVPMVREMMG, encoded by the coding sequence ATGACCGCAACGCTCGAATTCGGACTGGACACCTTTGGCGACGTCACCAGGGACGCCTCCGGCGCGATGCTTCCGCACGCACAGGTGATCCGCAACGTCGTCGACGAGGCGGTGCTCGCCGACGAGCTCGGCCTCGACTTCATCGGCCTCGGCGAGCATCACCGCGCCGACTTCGCGATCTCCTCCCCTGAGACCGTGCTGGCCGCCATCGCGTCGCGGACCAGGCGGATCCATCTCGGCTCGGCCGTGACGGTGCTGAGCTCGGACGATCCAATCCGCGTCTTCCAGCGCTTTGCCACGCTGGACGCGCTCTCGAACGGACGTGCGGAGGTGATCCTCGGCCGCGGCTCGTTCACCGAGTCCTTTCCACTGTTCGGTTTCGACCTGCGGGCTTACGAGGCGCTGTTCGAGGAGAAGCTCGATCTGTTCGCGGCACTGCTGTCGCAGAAGCCGGTGACCTGGGAAGGCAAGCTGCGTCCGCCGCTGAACGGGCAGCTGGTCTATCCCCCGGTCGAGAACGGCACGCTCAAGACCTGGATCGGCGTCGGCGGCAGTCCGCAATCGGTGGTGCGCGCGGCGCATTACGACTTGCCCTTGATGCTCGCGATCATCGGCGGCGATCCCGCGCGCTTCGCGCCCTTCGTCGAGCTCTATCATCGCGCATTCAGGGAGTTCGGCCGCCCGGCACAGCCGATCGGCGTGCACTCGCCAGGCTATGTCGCCGAGACCGACGAACAGGCGCGCGAGGAGCTGTGGCCCGACTACAAGGCGATGCGCGACCGCATCGGCAAGGAACGCGGCTGGCCACCAATGGGCCGCGACGAGTTCGTGAACGAGGCCGAGCACGGCTCGCTCTATGTCGGCTCGCCCGAGACGGTCGCGCGCAAGATCGCCAAGACGGCAAAGGCGCTCGGCATTTCGCGGTTTCAGCTGAAGTATTCGGCGGGCCCGCTGCCGCATGGCAAGCTGATGAAGAGCATCGAGCTCTATGGGCGGAAGGTAGTGCCGATGGTGCGGGAGATGATGGGGTGA
- a CDS encoding LysR family transcriptional regulator has product MTEGSVTRAANALLMTQPAVSNALARLRDALGDPLFVRSGTGIRPTQRAVVLWEPIGEALETVRGALDEQVFDPHRAQTEFSLSMSDYVASLVMPNLLNHFGKVAPKARIHTVPNTILEIADQLEDNRVDCVLSVYVNEAQQPAAIRSRSLWTVDYACFMRRSHPLAAMKRLSTRSFLNAGHVDVSLAGKTLPSYDLFLASRGLSRNVVATVNHYSAAYEIVRQSDLIAVLPSDLRSQSRHAPFLHAMPLPLKAPPRIVSLFWHQRNDTVPAQRWLRDTLVEMFARSD; this is encoded by the coding sequence ATGACCGAGGGCAGCGTCACGCGCGCCGCCAACGCGCTTCTGATGACGCAGCCGGCGGTCAGCAATGCGCTCGCACGCCTGCGGGACGCGCTCGGCGATCCCCTGTTCGTCAGGTCCGGCACCGGCATCCGTCCGACTCAGCGCGCCGTGGTGCTGTGGGAACCGATCGGCGAAGCGCTCGAAACCGTCCGTGGCGCGCTCGACGAGCAGGTGTTCGATCCGCACCGTGCGCAGACCGAGTTCAGCCTGTCGATGTCGGATTACGTCGCCTCGCTGGTGATGCCGAACCTGCTGAACCATTTCGGCAAGGTCGCGCCCAAGGCGCGAATCCACACCGTTCCCAACACCATTTTGGAGATCGCCGACCAGCTCGAGGACAATCGCGTTGATTGCGTCCTCAGCGTCTATGTCAACGAGGCGCAGCAGCCGGCCGCCATCCGCTCGCGCTCGCTGTGGACCGTCGACTACGCCTGCTTCATGCGGCGCAGCCATCCGCTCGCCGCGATGAAGCGGCTGAGCACGCGCAGCTTCCTCAACGCGGGGCATGTCGATGTGAGCCTCGCCGGCAAGACCTTGCCGTCCTACGACCTCTTCCTCGCCTCGCGCGGGCTGTCGCGCAACGTGGTCGCGACCGTCAATCACTATAGCGCCGCCTACGAAATCGTGCGCCAGTCCGACCTGATCGCCGTGCTGCCGAGCGATCTGCGCTCGCAATCCCGGCACGCGCCGTTCCTGCACGCCATGCCGCTTCCGCTCAAGGCGCCGCCGCGCATCGTCAGCCTGTTCTGGCACCAGCGCAACGACACCGTACCGGCGCAGCGCTGGCTGCGCGACACCCTGGTCGAGATGTTCGCCAGGTCCGACTGA
- a CDS encoding MFS transporter — translation MSMISARIERLPFARFHGHLLLMGGLGYMFDAMDAAVLAFILPVLRTTWNLSSVQIGVLGSSTYIGFLFGALLAGTLGDLIGRRAVMMSALALYCVASIVSAAVNDWSSFFAARVVAGMGTGAESAIIAPYLAEFVARRYRGSFTGALAGFFSFGFVAAALLGYFIVPASENGWRIVLVITAVPVVMLLWWRRALPESPRWLESRGREKEAAAVLDRIEAGFASQGHVLPQPVVEITAPAVTGGTLLANFAALLAGRQARITIMTWIMWLTITFSYYSFFVWIPGLLVQNGMSITKSFAYSIAIYCAQIPGYFSAAYFNERIGRQATIASYMVLGGASALGLAFAQSDQHIMVAGILLSFFMNGTYAGVYAYTAEVFPTAVRTTGAGLASAIGRIGAIVSPILVGYLYPNFGFAGVFGLTTSVLLLGALTVVLMGVPTRGRSLEEIAAGEVA, via the coding sequence ATGTCGATGATCTCGGCGCGGATCGAGCGCCTTCCGTTCGCACGCTTCCACGGGCATCTGCTGCTGATGGGCGGGCTCGGCTACATGTTCGACGCGATGGACGCAGCCGTGCTGGCGTTCATCCTGCCGGTGCTGCGCACGACCTGGAATCTGTCGAGCGTCCAGATCGGCGTGCTCGGCAGCAGCACCTATATCGGCTTCCTGTTCGGCGCGCTGCTGGCGGGCACGCTGGGTGACCTGATCGGCCGTCGCGCGGTGATGATGTCGGCGCTGGCACTCTATTGCGTCGCATCCATCGTCAGCGCTGCGGTGAACGACTGGTCGTCCTTCTTCGCCGCCCGCGTCGTCGCGGGCATGGGCACCGGCGCGGAGAGCGCGATCATTGCGCCCTATCTGGCGGAATTCGTCGCACGGCGTTACCGCGGCAGCTTTACCGGCGCGCTGGCCGGATTCTTCTCCTTCGGTTTCGTCGCGGCGGCCTTGCTCGGCTATTTCATCGTGCCCGCCTCTGAGAACGGCTGGCGCATCGTACTGGTGATCACCGCGGTGCCGGTCGTCATGCTGCTGTGGTGGCGCAGGGCGCTGCCGGAATCGCCGCGCTGGCTGGAAAGCCGGGGCCGGGAGAAGGAAGCCGCAGCCGTGCTGGACAGGATCGAGGCCGGATTTGCGAGCCAAGGCCATGTCCTGCCGCAACCGGTCGTCGAAATCACGGCGCCTGCCGTGACTGGTGGTACGCTGCTTGCCAATTTCGCCGCGCTCCTCGCCGGCCGCCAGGCGCGCATCACCATCATGACCTGGATCATGTGGCTTACGATCACGTTCAGCTACTATTCCTTCTTCGTCTGGATCCCCGGCCTTCTGGTCCAGAACGGCATGAGCATCACCAAGAGCTTCGCCTATTCGATCGCGATCTATTGCGCGCAAATTCCCGGCTATTTCAGCGCTGCGTACTTCAACGAGCGCATCGGCCGGCAGGCGACGATTGCCTCCTACATGGTGCTCGGCGGCGCCAGCGCGCTTGGACTTGCATTCGCGCAGAGCGATCAGCACATCATGGTCGCCGGAATCTTGCTGTCCTTCTTCATGAACGGCACCTATGCGGGGGTCTATGCCTATACCGCCGAGGTATTTCCGACGGCCGTCAGAACCACCGGCGCCGGGCTCGCCTCCGCCATCGGCCGCATCGGTGCGATCGTCTCGCCGATCCTGGTCGGCTATCTCTATCCCAATTTCGGCTTCGCCGGCGTGTTCGGCCTCACCACGAGCGTGCTGCTGTTAGGCGCGCTCACCGTGGTGCTGATGGGGGTGCCGACGCGCGGCCGTTCGCTGGAAGAGATCGCGGCGGGTGAAGTCGCATGA